A single window of Vibrio campbellii CAIM 519 = NBRC 15631 = ATCC 25920 DNA harbors:
- a CDS encoding ribosome recycling factor family protein, protein MQDTTITISLPSLIHRIGGDHAKRAKAIAAENKCELKRIRRSRNWQIAGEALNLKAFLDVIRSQDDENLHFVIKKLEIGLTKHSDKLEPLEAKLIRLVMENPNITLAELMSETNCTLVQARKARFAANV, encoded by the coding sequence AAGACACAACGATTACCATCTCTTTACCATCTTTGATTCACCGAATTGGTGGTGACCATGCTAAGCGAGCCAAAGCTATAGCCGCAGAGAACAAGTGCGAACTGAAGCGCATTCGACGCTCTCGCAATTGGCAAATTGCTGGTGAAGCTCTGAATTTAAAAGCATTTCTCGACGTTATCCGTTCCCAAGACGACGAAAATTTGCATTTTGTGATTAAAAAATTGGAAATTGGTCTTACCAAACACAGCGATAAGCTTGAACCTTTGGAAGCCAAACTTATTCGATTGGTAATGGAGAACCCAAACATTACTTTGGCAGAGCTAATGTCGGAAACAAATTGCACTTTAGTACAGGCAAGGAAAGCGCGTTTTGCAGCAAACGTTTAG